A single region of the Helicobacter colisuis genome encodes:
- a CDS encoding MBL fold metallo-hydrolase, with amino-acid sequence MIVFENDFFKILREPFGEYQTNCYLAIAQDESESLVIDPGIGATNWVLENAKNPLAILNTHGHFDHVWSNAALQEKLPNIPLVCPFEDAFMLQKDFFNTGLQESKPTILVGSDCDSVIKEFHSNVSNLGRKIQLHYGNFEIEFICYPGHTPGCSVIVLNHKNSPSQKVMFSGDFVFYRSIGRSDFPYSDSATMKASLEAFMQIKEDILILPGHGIETSFEQEKENIPYWLMRF; translated from the coding sequence ATGATTGTTTTTGAAAATGATTTTTTTAAGATTTTAAGAGAGCCTTTTGGGGAGTATCAAACAAATTGTTATCTTGCAATTGCGCAAGATGAATCTGAATCGCTTGTGATTGATCCTGGGATTGGAGCGACTAATTGGGTTTTGGAAAATGCCAAAAATCCACTGGCTATTTTAAATACGCATGGACATTTTGATCATGTTTGGAGTAACGCTGCATTACAGGAAAAATTGCCAAATATTCCTTTGGTATGTCCTTTTGAAGATGCCTTTATGTTGCAAAAAGACTTTTTTAATACGGGATTGCAAGAATCTAAGCCAACTATTTTAGTGGGCTCTGATTGTGATTCTGTGATTAAAGAATTCCATTCCAATGTTTCTAATTTGGGTAGAAAAATTCAATTACACTATGGAAATTTTGAAATAGAGTTTATTTGTTACCCCGGACACACGCCAGGTTGTAGTGTGATTGTATTAAACCACAAAAATTCCCCTAGTCAAAAGGTAATGTTTAGTGGAGATTTTGTTTTTTATCGCTCTATTGGGCGCAGTGATTTTCCATATTCAGATAGTGCGACAATGAAAGCAAGTTTGGAGGCTTTTATGCAAATTAAAGAAGACATATTGATTCTGCCTGGACATGGCATAGAGACAAGTTTTGAGCAAGAGAAAGAAAATATTCCTTATTGGCTTATGCGATTTTAA